The proteins below are encoded in one region of Pleuronectes platessa chromosome 14, fPlePla1.1, whole genome shotgun sequence:
- the LOC128455550 gene encoding uncharacterized protein LOC128455550 — MLHDRSQFSHKDQKENVLTGLRIKQVDRDSVRQRPESSTQTDDRANRSRSAASMLNILHLAALSVLAGTATTQTQTQNQTQTQTQIFTGSAELNITSCPITYFGQKYDKIYVSFNDSIFTVCSNGQYESGIKNDCILISAGAADRGTLDINHQDITTGSGLHNMLQNLKHAGKCFNVITLNDSTQAPVQTIQLGNFEPQAVLGIKTFPGYTASHLEADVQVNGLTVFKQRFPTNQTRSGLFTDISGCRHSGVVYKTNTTVRDPSSCSTVSCDASGVAAVSVCGPMEPCNGNGSCIISNNVCTVIGSTVVGFAGQVQAVPDRCGYTLFKSTSIPGFQVVGVFQERRRKDVSFLKRVILQLDTAGAQISLEQGSRALLDTRELRLNTTAMVVHGWELTKDQTGVTAKMSASNFTVSVHFDGSITHIHLTGPNGQDAHGFCGNSSRTVREEKVSTHSVSGCDKQYNEAADPTINCKASTDWCNLLKQAPFTACSMQHDPEPFIAACTQTLCKYPEGDGLKCHFLEAYARTCSLSNITVEEWKSETRCSAFYQGFCQDTFCSDHEFCGQKNNGGTGCVCRAMFASKYNSTGSFGEPMVFEQNAAKLTMAKCLLENKGIDFSVLHLNDEACKGEMDNETHMVTFGFDRTKTCGAVILANNSQILYKNTIVSRNSSMYGIINRQDSVHLDFSCLYDQPDIRTFTFTLKDSSVTQQITSGRWIYNLTMKAYKDPSSKEALQQRTEIQLDEQLWVELNADGLDDKMVAVLTDSCWATDQPSPNGSLRYDLIIKGCPNPADSTVEVKNNGQGTSNSFSFNTFTASRDVARVTEDAGPSCQSMRMKTLPSSNWPGLIE, encoded by the exons ATCCCGATCGGCCGCCAGCATGCTCAACATATTACACCTGGCTGCACTCAGTGTGCTCGCAG GTACGGCAACAACCCAGACCCAGACCCAGAACCAGACCCAGACCCAGACACAGATCTTTACCGGTTCAGCTGAACTGAACATCACGTCGTGCCCCATCACCTACTTCGGACAGaaatatgacaaaatatat GTGAGCTTCAACGACAGCATATTTACTGTTTGCTCCAATGGCCAGTACGAATCTGGAATCAAGAACGACTGCATTCTGATATCTGCAGGAGCGGCTGACAGAGGAACCCTCGACATAAACCACCAGGATATCACAACTGGATCTGGGCTCCATAACATGTTGCAGAACCTGAAACACGCTGGGAAATGTTTCAATGTGATTACATTAAATGACAGTACACAAGCGCCG GTTCAAACAATTCAACTTGGCAATTTTGAGCCACAAGCGGTTCTGGGAATCAAGACGTTTCCTGGATACACTGCTTCTCATCTC GAAGCAGACGTGCAGGTCAATGGCCTCACAGTCTTTAAACAGAGATTTCCTACAAATCAAACAAGATCAGGTCTCTTCACAGACATAAGCGGTTGTAGACACTCTG GCGTTGTTTATAAGACAAACACGACAGTTCGAGACCCAAGCAGCTGCTCCACTGTTTCCTGTGATGCGAGTGGAGTTGCTGCTGTCAGTGTCTGTGGTCCCATGGAGCCCTGCAATGGAAATGGCAG CTGCATCATCTCAAACAACGTGTGCACCGTGATCGGCTCCACGGTCGTCGGTTTCGCTGGGCAGGTCCAAGCTGTCCCTGACCGCTGTGGCTACACTCTGTTCAAGTCCACATCCATCCCCGGCTTCCAGGTGGTGGGCGTCTTCCAGGAGAGACGCCGGAAAGATGTCAGCTTTTTGAAACGTGTGATCCTGCAGCTGGACACGGCGGGAGCTCAAATCTCTCTGGAACAAGGGAGTCGAGCTCTG CTTGACACCAGAGAGCTCAGACTCAACACCACAGCGATGGTGGTCCATGGGTGGGAGCTCACCAAGGACCAGACTGGAGTGACGGCTAAGATGTCAGCCTCCAACTTCACAGTTTCTGTCCACTTCGATGGCTCCATCACTCACATCCACTTGACAG GGCCAAATGGACAAGACGCTCACGGGTTCTGTGGAAACTCCAGTCGGACTGTGAGGGAAGAGAAAGTCTCCACACACAGTGTCAGCGG CTGTGACAAGCAGTATAACGAGGCTGCGGACCCGACTATCAACTGCAAAGCCTCAACTGACTG GTGTAACCTCCTGAAGCAGGCTCCCTTTACTGCTTGCAGCATGCAACATGACCCAGAACCATTCATTGCTGCCTGCACACAAACGCTGTGTAAATACCCTGAAGGGGATGGTCTCAAATGCCACTTCCTGGAGGCGTACGCCAGAACCTGCAGCCTCTCCAACATCACAGTGGAGGAATGGAAGTCAGAGACCCGATGCT ctgctTTCTATCAGGGCTTCTGTCAGGACACGTTCTGCAGTGATCACGAGTTCTGTGGGCAGAAGAACAACGGGGGAACCGGCTGCGTCTGCCGGGCCATGTTCGCCTCCAAGTACAACTCAACCGGCTCCTTTG GAGAGCCAATGGTCTTCGAGCAGAACGCTGCTAAGCTGACTATGGCTAAATGTCTCTTGGAGAACAAAGGCATCGACTTCTCTGTCTTACATCTCAATGACGAGGCCTGCAAAGGTGAAATGGACAATGAGACCCACATGGTGACGTTCGGCTTTGACAGGACCAAAACCTGTGGAGCAGTGATCCTG GCAAACAACAGCCAAATCCTCTACAAGAACACCATCGTGAGCCGGAACAGCTCCATGTACGGCATTATCAACCGTCAGGACTCGGTTCATCTGGACTTCTCATGTCTTTACGATCAGCCGGACATCAGGACCTTTACCTTCACACTCAAAGACAG CTCCGTCACCCAACAGATCACTTCTGGACGATGGATTTACAATCTCACCATGAAGGCCTACAAGGACCCTAGCTCCAAGGAAGCCTTACAACAACGTACTGAAATTCAATTGGACGAGCAGTTGTGGGTGGAGCTGAACGCGGATGGGCTGGATGACAAAATGGTTGCTGTGCTGACGGACTCCTGCTGGGCGACCGACCAGCCCAGCCCGAACGGAAGCCTGAGATATGACCTCATCATCAAAGG CTGCCCTAACCCCGCTGACTCCACGGTGGAGGTGAAGAACAACGGACAGGGAACATCCAACAGTTTCTCCTTCAACACGTTCACTGCATCCCG AGATGTGGCCCGGGTGACAGAAGACGCAGGTCCATCATGTCAAAGTATGAGGATGAAAACCCTGCCCTCATCAAACTGGCCTGGACTTATTGAGTAA
- the LOC128456057 gene encoding trace amine-associated receptor 13c-like, which translates to METPEGAELCFPRLNNSCRKPSHPHTQAMLIYVLLSSISIITVALNLLVIISISHFRQLHTPTNLLLLSLAISDLFVGVLLMPVEIIYVEKCWFLGDIVCTLYYVLDYMITSASVATMVLISFDRYIAICDPLRYPTRVTKRRAQVCVCLCWVCSVFYRILLMNDHLQQPGRSCSCSGECVVVISYIAGVVDLVFTFILPIAVIIVLYLRVFVVALAQARAIRSQVVAAQRSGTVTVKKAEMKAAGTLGIVVVVFLICFCPYYLPTLAGEDTSVDASSAAVEIWLAHFNSCLNPVIYAFFYPWFRKCIKLILTLKILKPGSRDIKLL; encoded by the exons ATGGAGACTCCGGAGGGAGCCGAACTCTGCTTCCCACGACTCAACAACTCCTGCAGGAAGCCCAGCCACCCTCACACCCAGGCCATGTTGATCTACGTCctgctctcctccatctccatcatcACCGTGGCTCTTAACCTGCTCGTCATCATCTCCATCTCCCACTTCAG gcAGCTCCACACTCCCaccaacctcctcctcctctccctggcCATCTCAGACCTCTTCGTTGGCGTCCTGCTGATGCCGGTTGAAATCATCTATGTGGAGAAATGCTGGTTTCTGGGTGACATTGTGTGCACGCTGTATTACGTCCTCGACTACATGATCACCTCGGCCTCGGTGGCCACCATGGTGCTGATATCGTTTGACCGCTACATCGCCATCTGTGACCCTCTGCGTTACCCCACCAGAGTGACCAAGAGACGGGCACAAGTGTGCGTTTGCCTCTGTTGGGTTTGCTCTGTTTTCTACAGGATTCTGCTGATGAACGATCACCTGCAGCAACCAGGCAGGTCCTGCTCCTGCTCAGGCGAGTGTGTCGTCGTCATCAGTTACATCGCGGGAGTCGTTGACCTCGTCTTCACCTTCATCCTCCCCATCGCTGTCATCATAGTTCTGTATCTGAGGGTGTTTGTGGTGGCTCTGGCTCAGGCTCGAGCCATCAGGTCTCAAGTTGTGGCAGCTCAGCGCTCAGGGACTGTGACCGTGAAGAAGGCAGAGATGAAAGCAGCCGGGACTCTGGGTATCGTGGTCGttgtgtttttgatttgtttctgtCCGTACTATTTGCCCACTCTGGCAGGTGAAGACACGTCCGTCGATGCCTCGTCCGCAGCTGTCGAGATCTGGCTGGCACATTTTAACTCCTGTCTGAACCCGGTCATCTACGCCTTCTTCTACCCCTGgttcagaaaatgtattaaactcATTCTCACACTGAAGATACTGAAACCCGGCTCCAGAGATATTAAATTACTGTAG
- the LOC128455551 gene encoding uncharacterized protein LOC128455551: MLALMILTPELCQVVITVSISNPQLITECLEAGMFHDRSQFSHKDQKENVLRTKQVNRHRDSVRQRTESSTQTIGPKRPVKRLLQHKAAALQFLPRSRPAASMFNILHLAALSVLAGTATTQIFTGSAELNITSCPINLYGQKYDKIYVSFNASRFTVCSNGQYESGIKNDCILISAGAADRGSLVTFPMVIPTGSELHNKLPNLKHAGKCGHVITLNDSTQAPIQTIELGNFEPQAVLGIKTLPGYTASHLELDVEVNGLTVFKQRFPTIVTIAGLFTEISGCRRSGIVYQTNTTVRDPSSCSTVSCDASGVATALSVCDPMETCNGNGSCIISNNVCTVIGSTVIGFAGQVQAVPDRCGYTLFKSTSIPGFQVVGVFQERRRKDVSFLKRVILQLDTAGAQISLEQGSRALLDTRELRLNTTVMVVHGWELTKDQTGVTAKMSASNFTVSVHFDGSITHIHLRGPNGHDAHGFCGNSSRTVSEEKVSTHSDTGCDKQYNEAADPTINCSTSTDWCNLLKQAPFTACSMQHDSEPFIAACTQTLCKYPEGDGLKCQFLEAYARACSLSNITVEEWKSETRCSAFYQGSCQDTFCSDHEFCGQKSNGGTGCVCRAMFASKYNSTSTFGEPMVCEQNAAKLTMAKCLLEDKGIDFSVLHLNDEACKGEMDNETHMVTFGFDRTKTCGAVILANNSQILYKNTIVNRNSSMYGIINRQDSVHLDFSCLYDQPDIRTFTFTLKDSSVTQQITSGQWIYNLTMKAYKDLITKEALPQRTEMQLDETLWVELNADGLDDKMVAVVTDSCWATDQSSPNGSLRYDLIIKGCPNPADSTVEVKNNGQGPSNSFSFNTFQFSGQDGEVFLHCRVTLCVKKGNNCIPRCGPGDRRRRSIMSKYEDENPAFIKLAWTY; this comes from the exons ATGTTGGCGTTGATGATCTTGACACCTGAACTCTGTCAGGTTGTCATCACAGTCTCCATCTCTAACCCTCAGTTAATTACAGAGTGTTTAGAAGCTGGAATGTTCCATGACAGAAGCCAGTTTAGTCACAAGGACCAGAAAGAGAATGTGTTGAGGACAAAACAAgtgaacagacacagagacagtgtcAGACAGAGAACTGAGTCGTCCACACAGACAATCGGTCCGAAGCGTCCGGTGAAACGTCTCCTCcaacacaaagctgctgcaCTTCAGTTCCTACCACG ATCCCGACCGGCCGCCAGCATGTTCAACATATTACACCTGGCTGCACTCAGTGTGCTCGCAG GTACGGCAACAACCCAGATCTTTACCGGTTCAGCTGAATTGAACATCACGTCGTGCCCCATCAATCTCTACGGACAGaaatatgacaaaatatat GTGAGCTTCAACGCCAGCAGATTTACTGTTTGCTCCAATGGCCAGTACGAATCTGGAATCAAGAACGACTGCATTCTGATATCTGCAGGAGCGGCTGACAGAGGTAGCCTGGTCACGTTCCCCATGGTTATCCCAACTGGATCTGAGCTCCATAACAAGTTACCGAACCTGAAACACGCTGGGAAATGTGGCCATGTGATTACATTAAATGACAGTACACAAGCGCCG ATTCAAACAATCGAACTTGGCAATTTTGAGCCACAAGCGGTTCTGGGAATCAAGACGTTACCTGGATACACTGCTTCTCATCTC GAACTAGACGTGGAGGTCAATGGCCTCACAGTCTTTAAACAGAGATTCCCTACAATTGTAACAATAGCAGGTCTCTTCACAGAAATAAGCGGTTGTAGACGCTCTG GCATTGTTTATCAGACAAACACGACAGTTCGAGACCCAAGCAGCTGCTCCACTGTTTCCTGTGATGCGAGTGGAGTTGCGACTGCTCTCAGTGTCTGTGATCCCATGGAGACTTGCAATGGAAATGGCAG CTGCATCATCTCAAACAACGTGTGCACCGTGATCGGCTCCACGGTCATCGGTTTCGCTGGGCAGGTCCAAGCTGTCCCGGACCGCTGTGGCTACACTCTGTTCAAGTCCACATCCATCCCCGGCTTCCAGGTGGTGGGCGTCTTCCAGGAGAGACGCCGGAAAGACGTCAGCTTTTTGAAACGTGTGATCCTGCAGCTGGACACGGCGGGAGCTCAAATCTCTCTGGAACAAGGGAGTCGAGCTCTG CTTGACACCAGAGAGCTCAGACTCAACACCACAGTGATGGTGGTCCATGGGTGGGAGCTCACCAAGGACCAGACTGGAGTGACGGCTAAGATGTCAGCCTCCAACTTCACAGTTTCTGTCCACTTCGATGGCTCCATCACTCACATCCACTTGAGAG GGCCAAATGGACACGACGCTCACGGGTTCTGTGGAAACTCCAGTCGGACTGTGAGTGAAGAGAAAGTctccacacacagtgacaccGG CTGTGACAAGCAGTATAACGAGGCTGCGGACCCGACTATCAACTGCAGCACCTCCACTGACTG GTGTAACCTCCTGAAGCAGGCTCCCTTTACTGCTTGCAGCATGCAACATGACTCAGAACCCTTCATTGCTGCTTGCACACAAACGCTGTGTAAATACCCTGAAGGGGATGGTCTCAAATGCCAGTTCCTGGAGGCGTACGCCAGAGCCTGCAGCCTCTCCAACATCACAGTGGAGGAATGGAAGTCAGAGACCCGATGCT cTGCTTTCTATCAGGGCTCCTGTCAGGACACGTTCTGCAGTGATCACGAGTTCTGTGGGCAGAAGAGCAACGGGGGAACCGGCTGCGTCTGCCGGGCCATGTTCGCCTCCAAGTACAACTCAACCAGCACCTTTG GAGAGCCAATGGTCTGCGAGCAGAACGCTGCTAAGCTGACTATGGCTAAATGTCTCTTGGAGGACAAAGGCATCGACTTCTCTGTCTTACATCTCAATGACGAGGCCTGCAAAGGTGAAATGGACAATGAGACCCACATGGTGACGTTCGGCTTTGACAGAACCAAAACCTGTGGAGCAGTGATCCTG GCAAACAACAGCCAAATCCTCTACAAGAACACCATCGTGAACCGGAACAGCTCCATGTACGGCATTATCAACCGTCAGGACTCGGTTCATCTGGACTTCTCATGTCTGTACGATCAGCCGGACATCAGGACCTTTACCTTCACACTCAAAGACAG CTCCGTCACCCAGCAGATCACTTCTGGACAATGGATTTACAATCTCACCATGAAGGCCTACAAGGACCTTATCACCAAGGAAGCCTTACCACAACGTACTGAAATGCAACTGGACGAGACGTTGTGGGTGGAGCTGAACGCGGATGGGCTGGATGACAAAATGGTTGCAGTGGTGACGGACTCCTGCTGGGCGACCGACCAGTCCAGCCCGAACGGAAGCCTGAGATATGACCTCATCATCAAAGG ctgccCTAACCCCGCTGACTCCACGGTGGAGGTGAAGAACAACGGACAGGGACCATCCAACAGTTTCTCCTTCAACACGTTCCAGTTCTCTGGACAGGATGGTGAGGTCTTCTTGCACTGCAGAGTGACGCTGTGTGTCAAGAAGGGTAACAACTGCATCCCG AGATGTGGCCCGGGTGACAGAAGACGCAGGTCCATCATGTCAAAGTATGAGGATGAAAACCCTGCCTTCATCAAACTGGCCTGGACTTATTGA
- the LOC128456195 gene encoding uncharacterized protein LOC128456195 isoform X2 has product MIFNIFIIFISTVYLSCHQSIGSPSQWSDFNVTQPEHQTVNQDGVASISCEHDAPVSSILDVRLNRVSQGQTSMLCQKGEKNCKDIFMYPQYPNKCLFIILNLRPEDMDATYQCEFTVKKDGIEKTKTGTPTRLRPEGDCIPPPPPPPSPPPPPPPRPQPHDLTWMLIGLMALFLLYGCVITCVFIRLRVTNQNHRLDHENSTYVEMRKAPLRAK; this is encoded by the exons GGAGTCCTTCTCAGTGGTCAGATTTCAACGTGACGCAGCCGGAGCATCAGACGGTGAACCAGGACGGGGTGGCCTCCATCAGCTGTGAACACGATGCACCAGTCAGCTCCATTTTGGATGTTCGACTCAACCGTGTGTC ACAGGGCCAAACCTCGATGCTCTGccagaagggggaaaaaaactgtaaggACATCTTCATGTATCCACAGTATCCCAACAAGTGTCTCTTCATCATCCTGAACCTCCGGCCAGAGGACATGGACGCCACGTACCAGTGTGAGTTCACCGTGAAGAAAGATGGCATTGAAAAGACCAAGACGGGAACCCCGACCAGACTGAGGCCAG AGGGGGActgcatccctcctcctcctcctcctccttctcctccacctccacctcctcctcgtcctcagcCTCATGACCTCACCTGGATGCTGATTGGTCTGATGGCTCTGTTTCTCCTGTACGGCTGCGTCATCACCTGCGTCTTCATCAGGCTGAGGGTGACT AACCAAAACCATAGACTTGATCATGAGAACTCTACCTATGTGGAAATGAGAAAAGCTCCTCTGCGGGCgaagtga
- the LOC128456195 gene encoding uncharacterized protein LOC128456195 isoform X1 has translation MIFNIFIIFISTVYLSCHQSIGSPSQWSDFNVTQPEHQTVNQDGVASISCEHDAPVSSILDVRLNRVSQGQTSMLCQKGEKNCKDIFMYPQYPNKCLFIILNLRPEDMDATYQCEFTVKKDGIEKTKTGTPTRLRPVQNVTEGDCIPPPPPPPSPPPPPPPRPQPHDLTWMLIGLMALFLLYGCVITCVFIRLRVTNQNHRLDHENSTYVEMRKAPLRAK, from the exons GGAGTCCTTCTCAGTGGTCAGATTTCAACGTGACGCAGCCGGAGCATCAGACGGTGAACCAGGACGGGGTGGCCTCCATCAGCTGTGAACACGATGCACCAGTCAGCTCCATTTTGGATGTTCGACTCAACCGTGTGTC ACAGGGCCAAACCTCGATGCTCTGccagaagggggaaaaaaactgtaaggACATCTTCATGTATCCACAGTATCCCAACAAGTGTCTCTTCATCATCCTGAACCTCCGGCCAGAGGACATGGACGCCACGTACCAGTGTGAGTTCACCGTGAAGAAAGATGGCATTGAAAAGACCAAGACGGGAACCCCGACCAGACTGAGGCCAG TTCAAAATGTCACAGAGGGGGActgcatccctcctcctcctcctcctccttctcctccacctccacctcctcctcgtcctcagcCTCATGACCTCACCTGGATGCTGATTGGTCTGATGGCTCTGTTTCTCCTGTACGGCTGCGTCATCACCTGCGTCTTCATCAGGCTGAGGGTGACT AACCAAAACCATAGACTTGATCATGAGAACTCTACCTATGTGGAAATGAGAAAAGCTCCTCTGCGGGCgaagtga